GATATGGAGCCGCCGGCGTCTGCGCGGCGCTGGAGGCACGTGCCAAGGGCGCCGACGTCCTGGCCATCGACCGCTTCAACGGCGGTGGCGCGACGCAGGTGTCCGGCGGGATCATCTACGCCGGCGGTGGGACGTGGGTGCAACGCCAAGCCGGTGTCGACGACAGTGCCGACGCGATGTACGCCTACCTGCAGGCCGAGATCGGGGACGCCGTCCGCCCTGAAACGCTTCGTCGTTTCGTCGACACCAGCCCGGCGATGATCGACTGGCTCACCGAACACGGCGTGCCGTTCGAAGCCTCGGTGTGTCCGTACAAGACGTCCTACCCGAACAACAAGTACTACCTGTACTACTCGGGCAGCGAGAACTCCGGGCGTTTCCGCGCGATCACCCCGCCGGCGCAGCGGGGGCACCGGGCCAAAGGGCCGGGAGCCTCGGGCAAGAAGATCTATCAACCGCTGGCCGAATCGGCGGCCGCCCGCGGGGTCCGCACCCAGTTCCACACCCGCGCCGTCGCGCTGCTCACGAACTCCGACGGCCGGGTGATCGGCGTGCGGGCCAGCACGCTGGCCGATGCCCCGGCGTGGGTCCGGCGCCGCTACCGCGCATACGCCGAACTCGCGATCAAACCGGGCATCTACTACCCGCCGCTGCGCGCCGCGATGGAGAAACTGCTGAACCGTCTCGAGCGTCGGTATGCGCGAACGGTCGACATTCACGTGCGCAAGGCGGTCATCCTCAGCGCCGGTGGATACATCGCGAACCGGGAGTGGATCGCCGAGCACGCGCCGGATTACCGCGAGGGATTGCAGCTCGGCACCTCCGCGGACGATGGCAGCGGAATCACTCTGGCCGCCGATGTCGGCGCTGCCGTCGATCGGCTCGACAACGTATCGGCATGGCGCTTCATCACCCCGCCCAGTGCGTTCCTCGGCGGGTTGGTGGTCAACGAGCGCGGGGAACGATTCATCGACGAGACCCGCTACGGCGCGGCCGTCGGACACGCCATGATCCAAGACAACGGTGGCCGCGGCTGGATCCTGGCCGACGACGGTCTGCTCAAGGAGGCACGAGCACAACTTCCCGAGCAGGCCATCTGGTTTCAGCGCCTGCAGATGGAAGCCATGTTGCGCACCGACCGGGTCGTCGGGAACACCCTGGAAGAGGTCGCCGCCAAGGCCGGCGTCGATCCGATCGGTTTGCGCGCCACCGTCGAGGCGCACAACGCCGCGGCCGCGGACGGGTTGCCGGATCCACTCGGTAAGCCCGCGGAGTTCGTGCGCCCGGTCGCGCACGGACCCTTCTCTCTGATCGCGATATCCATCAAGCGCAGCCTGATCAACCCGTGCCCCATGTTCACCCTCGGCGGCCTGATCGTGGACGAGGACACCGGTGCGGTGAAAACGGCTGCGGGCCGGCCGATCCCCGGACTGTATGCGGCCGGTCGGACTGCGATCGGACTCTGCGTCAACTCGTACGTCAGCGGGCTGTCCATTGCGGACTGCGTGTTCTCGGGACGCCGCGCGGCAGAACATGCCGTCGCTCTCGAACCCGCGCCGTCACCCTGAGGTGTCAAACGGAATCGAGCGGCGCGCCGAACAACGGTGACGACAGCAGCATGGTCGTGACGTGGTCGACGAACGCCTCCTGATCGGAACCGAGATTGCCCTCGGTCCATTCGATGAACAGCGAGATGATGGCGCCGAACACGGTGGCGTATTGCATCTTGACCCGTGCCGGATCGGTACCCGATCTGTCGGTCGGGGCGGCCAGGCTGCCCAGTGTCATGGCGGCGACGGTGTCGCGCACGAAATGCCGCAGCCTCAGGTCGGCGATCGGCTCCACCAACAGGATTCGGCAGATCCGGGGATCGTCTTTGACGAGCTGGGCGGCGGCTGCCACCCCGGCGCGGGTGCGCGCGGGCAGATCGGCCGCCGAGTCACCTGCGGCGGTGGTGACCTGTCGTGCGTGCTCGAAGGTGCTGCGGTAGACCTCGCGGAGCAAGTCGTCGGTGTCGGTGAAGCTCTCGTAGAAGAACTTCTGGCTGAGCTCGGCCTCACGGCACACCGCGCGCATGGTCATGGCAGCCACGCCCTGGGTGCCGACCAGGTCTGCGCCCGCCTGGATCAGGCGGGTACGGCGATCCGCCGACCGTGCTTCGGCGGCCTGGCCGCGGTACGGCCTTGACATGCCGCGAGCATAGCGGGCACCATCCAATTCCGGAAGCAGACGCTTCCAGATTGGGGGGGTGGTCATGCCCAGCGACGGCGTTTCCGAACAACCCCGCGCCGAAGTCGCCGCCTGGAATGCATTCGTCGACGGATTGCGCACGGCCGGTGAGCAACTCGCACTCGACACCGCGGAGCTGTCCGAGTCCGAACGGGCGGACGGTTTCCGATCGCTGCTGCGCGCGGTGTCAAATCAACTGGGGCGCTTGGAAGTCGACCGCGACCTGCCCGAGCTTGTCGCGTTCAACGGTTGGCGACAGAAGTTCTTGATGGACAACCCCGACTTCCGATACTGGGTCGCCGACATCCGACCCGACGGCCGGTACCGGATCCGGGGCAACCGCGGCGACGCGGCCTACGTGTCCATCACCGTCTACGCCGGGCGCGGAGGTGCCGATACCCAGGCGAGCTCCAGGATCGACAGTGACGCCATCACTTTCGGCACCGACGGTGGCTACGAGGTGACACTCGGCGGCGAGCGGCCGACCGCCGGTGACTGGCTGGACCTGCCCGAGCGCGCGGCCGTGGTGTGGGTGCGTCATTTCCACGACGACGTGCAGACCGATCGCGGTGGTTGGTGCGCCATCGAGCCGGTCGAGCCGCCCGCGGTCCCGGCCCCGATCGACCCGGAGCGGTTCGGCAAGCACCTGGCCAAGGCATCGAACGCGATCACGCACCTGCCCCTCATCTGGAACGGTGCAGCCGCCGTCGACGGCAAGGAACCGAACCGGCTGCGCCATTGGACGGAGATGACCGGGGGCGCAGTGTTCACCGAGCCGGCCATCCAGTACCTCCGCGGCGGCTGGCAGTTGGCCCCAGATGAAGCCCTCCTGATCGAAGGGGACGCACCGCCGTGCCGGTACTGGAACATCTTGGCGTACAGCCGTTTTCTCAACTCCCTGGACTATCGTCACCGACGGGTGTCCTACACCGGGGCCACCGCGGCCCTCGACGGCGGGCGCTACCGCTTCGTGGTGTCGGCGACCGATCCCGG
The genomic region above belongs to Mycolicibacterium sp. HK-90 and contains:
- a CDS encoding TetR/AcrR family transcriptional regulator translates to MSRPYRGQAAEARSADRRTRLIQAGADLVGTQGVAAMTMRAVCREAELSQKFFYESFTDTDDLLREVYRSTFEHARQVTTAAGDSAADLPARTRAGVAAAAQLVKDDPRICRILLVEPIADLRLRHFVRDTVAAMTLGSLAAPTDRSGTDPARVKMQYATVFGAIISLFIEWTEGNLGSDQEAFVDHVTTMLLSSPLFGAPLDSV
- a CDS encoding FAD-binding protein gives rise to the protein MPAARTVDVLVVGYGAAGVCAALEARAKGADVLAIDRFNGGGATQVSGGIIYAGGGTWVQRQAGVDDSADAMYAYLQAEIGDAVRPETLRRFVDTSPAMIDWLTEHGVPFEASVCPYKTSYPNNKYYLYYSGSENSGRFRAITPPAQRGHRAKGPGASGKKIYQPLAESAAARGVRTQFHTRAVALLTNSDGRVIGVRASTLADAPAWVRRRYRAYAELAIKPGIYYPPLRAAMEKLLNRLERRYARTVDIHVRKAVILSAGGYIANREWIAEHAPDYREGLQLGTSADDGSGITLAADVGAAVDRLDNVSAWRFITPPSAFLGGLVVNERGERFIDETRYGAAVGHAMIQDNGGRGWILADDGLLKEARAQLPEQAIWFQRLQMEAMLRTDRVVGNTLEEVAAKAGVDPIGLRATVEAHNAAAADGLPDPLGKPAEFVRPVAHGPFSLIAISIKRSLINPCPMFTLGGLIVDEDTGAVKTAAGRPIPGLYAAGRTAIGLCVNSYVSGLSIADCVFSGRRAAEHAVALEPAPSP